The Saccharomycodes ludwigii strain NBRC 1722 chromosome II, whole genome shotgun sequence genome window below encodes:
- the HEM4 gene encoding uroporphyrinogen-III synthase HEM4 (similar to Saccharomyces cerevisiae YOR278W | HEM4 | HEMe biosynthesis) — protein MHERVILLKNKTRPKDAYCNYLNEYNYEPVFVPLIKHSYIPSEAITLLTDDNYFNQVDSLILTSQRAVECLEESIIPSLSQIQKKKLLKKTVYTVGPATEDFIKRVGFTNVKGGINAGNGSVLADIIINDLKTLKSGKFSNFLFFVGEVRKDIIPKKLALHKDLIQLKELIIYKTEELDGVLENFEREIYDSKYVVFFSPQGTKKLLPFVKENHGAFKVITIGPTTKDYLISNGINVDMVCEKPEASSLVKSVQKL, from the coding sequence ATGCATGAAAGGGTTATATTGTTGAAGAATAAAACACGACCTAAAGACGCATATTGTAATTATCTGAATGAATACAATTATGAACCAGTCTTCGTCCCTTTGATTAAGCATTCGTATATTCCATCAGAAGCTATAACGTTGTTGACAGATgacaattattttaatcaagtagattctttaattttgacCTCGCAAAGAGCTGTTGAGTGTTTAGAAGAATCTATTATACCATCATTGTCacaaattcaaaaaaaaaaattgttaaaaaaaacagtgTATACAGTAGGACCTGCAACAGAAGATTTCATTAAAAGAGTTGGATTTACCAATGTTAAAGGCGGTATCAATGCTGGAAATGGTTCAGTTTTAGCAgacattattataaatgatttaaaaacattaaaaagtggtaaattttcaaactttttgttctttgtAGGGGAAGTTAGAAAAGATATTATACCTAAAAAATTGGCATTGCATAAAGATTTGATTCAATTGAAGGAgcttattatttataaaacagAAGAGCTGGATGGTGTCCTAGAAAATTTCGAACGAGAAATATATGATTCAAAATatgtagttttttttagccCTCAAGGtacaaaaaaactattaccCTTTGTCAAGGAAAATCATGGAGCGTTTAAagttattactattggaCCAACGACAAAGGACTATTTAATATCAAATGGCATAAATGTTGACATGGTTTGTGAGAAGCCTGAAGCCTCTTCTTTGGTGAAAAGTGTGCAGAAACTATAG